A single Fusobacterium hominis DNA region contains:
- a CDS encoding energy transducer TonB — MRKEDNISIFLSIIINVIIILLIPSMSAKHIQNKKIKIGLVSYDNNDKTRIEGEKNTNSPEKNIAPKVERPKQPPKPKEEKKKQEPKKDPNKVDLAALDSIAKKITAPKVDVLAVATKSEKKVSNLELPKKKLEQIEKISEPKNLSKDIVLEKDPLPTKAEDLKFNNDTIKFNSEIGKDKEFDRILHSEDGKKGLPSGYKLGTEDGDIVARWDNSNSEPIYPESAQAKGLHGTVKIRMNIDEYGNVKSLKLEKGSGVPEINNAIEKVGRTWKIYLSKNGLNVQGDVILEYNFILK, encoded by the coding sequence ATGAGAAAAGAAGATAATATCAGCATTTTCCTATCTATAATAATCAATGTCATAATTATCTTATTAATTCCAAGTATGTCTGCAAAGCATATTCAAAATAAAAAAATAAAAATAGGACTTGTATCTTATGACAATAATGATAAAACTCGTATTGAAGGAGAAAAAAATACAAATTCTCCTGAAAAAAATATAGCTCCTAAAGTAGAGCGTCCAAAACAACCTCCTAAACCTAAGGAAGAAAAGAAAAAACAAGAACCTAAAAAAGATCCTAATAAAGTAGATCTTGCTGCTTTAGATAGTATTGCTAAAAAAATTACAGCTCCTAAAGTTGATGTTTTAGCAGTAGCTACTAAATCAGAAAAAAAAGTTTCTAATCTTGAACTTCCTAAGAAAAAGCTTGAGCAAATCGAAAAAATATCAGAACCTAAAAATTTAAGTAAAGATATAGTACTTGAAAAAGATCCACTTCCTACTAAAGCAGAAGATTTAAAGTTTAATAATGATACTATAAAATTTAATTCTGAAATAGGTAAGGATAAAGAGTTTGATAGAATTCTTCATTCTGAAGATGGAAAAAAAGGACTTCCTAGTGGTTATAAACTAGGAACTGAAGATGGAGATATAGTAGCTAGATGGGACAATTCTAATAGTGAGCCTATATATCCAGAAAGTGCCCAAGCTAAAGGTTTACATGGAACAGTTAAAATACGAATGAATATAGATGAATATGGAAATGTTAAGAGTCTAAAACTTGAAAAAGGAAGTGGCGTTCCTGAAATAAATAATGCTATTGAAAAAGTCGGAAGAACATGGAAAATCTATTTAAGTAAAAATGGATTAAATGTTCAAGGTGACGTTATACTAGAATATAATTTTATTTTAAAATAA
- a CDS encoding DUF116 domain-containing protein encodes MDTFFFTKLKYKLYYFMFLLSERKKEQKETNRVAERFLTYNNYTVFSKLKGKKVKKVLILLPHCIQNYSCPFKITSDIENCKKCGQCVIGDFLNIKSQYPVEVKIATGGTLARKHIKDTKPDLVMAVACKRDLISGIYDAFPVKIIGVFNEIPGEPCVNTTVSINKIYEYLQKIF; translated from the coding sequence ATGGATACATTTTTTTTTACGAAACTTAAATATAAACTATACTATTTTATGTTTCTTCTTTCAGAAAGAAAAAAAGAACAAAAAGAAACAAATAGAGTAGCTGAAAGATTTTTAACTTACAATAATTACACAGTTTTCTCTAAATTAAAAGGGAAAAAAGTAAAAAAGGTTTTAATTTTACTTCCACATTGCATACAAAATTATAGCTGCCCTTTTAAAATAACATCCGATATAGAAAACTGTAAGAAATGTGGACAGTGTGTAATAGGTGATTTTTTGAACATAAAATCTCAATATCCTGTTGAAGTTAAAATTGCAACTGGTGGAACATTAGCAAGGAAACATATAAAAGATACAAAACCAGACCTTGTTATGGCTGTTGCTTGTAAAAGAGATCTTATTTCTGGTATATATGATGCTTTCCCAGTAAAAATTATTGGTGTTTTCAATGAAATTCCTGGAGAACCTTGTGTCAATACAACTGTATCTATAAATAAAATTTATGAATATCTACAAAAAATATTTTAG
- the dnaX gene encoding DNA polymerase III subunit gamma/tau, whose amino-acid sequence MHITLYRKYRPKNFEEMAGQKEIVKTIKNSLKNGKSSHAYLFSGPRGVGKTTLARLIAKGVNCLTTEITDEPCNNCENCLAINNGTFMDMIEIDAASNRGIDEIRQLKEKINYQPVKGRKKIYIIDEVHMLTKEAFNALLKTLEEPPEHVIFILATTEADKILPTIISRCQRYDFKALSMEEMTNKLKYICEQENINIDDEVFEIIYENSGGSMRDSISILERLMVTCFDEKITFEKCEQVLGITPTKQMEDFLNKIQQRNYIELVKTLDEYWNDSVEIESFFKDFAKFCKNLMSKNKLDIKEGLKIIDSIFTSLNIFKYEEDKRLVGYVIVDNLLKEHEPVTEKIIEKVIEKPVSTKINNTENIVQATNTLSLDEVLRNWELILKEAKKEKITLGAFLIAAKPYKMENNTLYIGFTPESSFCKEQMENKIYHEVFLEVVKRIISPEIKIKYIIIGKKKATEDENSDFTKKIVDFFGGEIIE is encoded by the coding sequence ATGCATATAACTTTATATAGAAAATATCGTCCTAAAAATTTTGAAGAAATGGCAGGACAAAAAGAAATAGTTAAGACAATTAAAAACTCTTTAAAAAATGGTAAATCTTCTCATGCTTACCTCTTTAGTGGACCTAGAGGTGTTGGTAAGACTACATTAGCTAGACTTATTGCAAAAGGGGTAAATTGTCTTACTACTGAAATAACTGATGAACCATGTAATAATTGTGAAAATTGTTTAGCCATTAACAATGGAACTTTTATGGATATGATAGAAATAGATGCTGCTTCTAATAGAGGAATTGATGAAATAAGACAATTAAAAGAAAAAATTAATTATCAACCTGTAAAAGGACGAAAAAAGATATATATAATTGATGAGGTTCATATGCTTACTAAAGAGGCCTTTAATGCCCTATTAAAAACTTTAGAAGAGCCTCCTGAACACGTTATCTTTATCCTTGCTACTACTGAGGCTGATAAAATACTTCCAACTATTATTTCTAGATGTCAAAGATATGATTTTAAAGCTCTTTCTATGGAAGAAATGACAAATAAATTAAAATATATATGTGAACAAGAAAACATTAATATTGATGATGAAGTATTTGAAATTATTTATGAAAACTCTGGCGGAAGCATGAGAGATTCCATATCTATTCTTGAACGTCTTATGGTAACATGTTTTGATGAAAAGATAACATTTGAAAAGTGTGAACAAGTTTTGGGAATTACCCCAACTAAACAAATGGAAGACTTTCTTAATAAAATACAGCAAAGAAACTATATTGAGCTTGTAAAAACATTAGATGAATATTGGAACGACTCTGTAGAAATAGAAAGTTTTTTTAAAGATTTTGCAAAGTTTTGTAAGAATTTAATGTCAAAAAATAAACTTGATATAAAAGAAGGATTAAAAATTATTGACTCAATATTTACTTCACTAAATATCTTTAAATACGAAGAAGATAAACGTCTTGTAGGATATGTTATTGTTGATAATCTTCTAAAAGAACATGAACCTGTAACTGAAAAAATAATTGAAAAAGTTATTGAAAAACCTGTTTCTACTAAAATCAACAATACAGAAAATATAGTTCAAGCTACAAACACTTTATCCTTAGATGAAGTTTTACGAAATTGGGAGTTAATTTTAAAAGAAGCTAAAAAAGAAAAAATAACTCTTGGAGCCTTTTTAATAGCTGCTAAACCTTATAAAATGGAAAATAATACTCTTTATATTGGATTTACACCTGAAAGTAGCTTTTGTAAAGAGCAAATGGAGAACAAAATATATCACGAAGTTTTCCTAGAAGTTGTAAAACGTATAATAAGCCCTGAGA
- a CDS encoding MotA/TolQ/ExbB proton channel family protein: MYYLTNGGVLMYFILLMSIIGLSAVIERFIYFFKNEKNNRSYIPKEVKSCLEKGDVKSALIFLNKEHASTSKVLKEILIEMYKNPNASTQKLEEKAKEKAMIQIKLLERNMWLISLTAHLTPLLGLLGTVTGMIKAFQSVAMHGTGDPSVLANGISEALFTTAGGLFVAIPALIFYNYFNKKIDRIIGDMEITTTELINNFRG, translated from the coding sequence ATGTATTATTTAACAAACGGTGGAGTACTGATGTATTTTATTCTGCTCATGTCTATCATAGGATTAAGTGCTGTTATTGAAAGATTCATTTATTTTTTTAAAAATGAAAAAAATAACAGAAGTTATATTCCAAAAGAAGTTAAAAGCTGTTTAGAAAAAGGTGATGTAAAAAGTGCACTTATATTTCTAAATAAAGAACATGCTTCTACATCAAAAGTACTTAAAGAAATTTTAATTGAAATGTATAAAAATCCAAATGCAAGTACTCAAAAATTAGAAGAAAAAGCAAAAGAAAAAGCAATGATACAAATTAAACTTTTAGAAAGAAATATGTGGCTTATATCTCTTACAGCTCATCTTACACCATTACTTGGTCTATTAGGAACTGTAACAGGTATGATAAAAGCATTCCAATCTGTTGCCATGCACGGAACTGGAGATCCATCTGTACTAGCAAATGGTATCTCTGAGGCATTATTTACAACTGCAGGAGGATTATTTGTAGCTATTCCAGCTCTTATTTTCTATAATTATTTTAATAAAAAAATAGATAGAATTATAGGTGATATGGAAATAACAACTACTGAACTTATCAATAATTTCAGAGGGTAG
- a CDS encoding CBS domain-containing protein: MLLTPRQEEIAEIVKKFQPITGEEIAKKLSLTRSALRTDFSVLTSKGILKSKTRVGYQYEGKSEKKYIKEIMGEVVSVDSNISVYDTILKMFLKDVGTIFITENKSLTGIVSRKDLLKIAIGNTDITKVPISIIMTRMPNIIYCEEHEEIIVGVRKIINHQIDSLPVVKVTEHKNKKSYKLVGRVTKTNITKLFLEYFDK; the protein is encoded by the coding sequence ATGTTATTGACACCTAGGCAGGAGGAAATAGCGGAAATAGTAAAAAAATTCCAGCCTATAACCGGAGAAGAAATTGCAAAAAAATTATCGCTTACAAGATCGGCGTTAAGAACTGATTTTTCAGTACTTACATCTAAAGGTATCTTAAAATCAAAAACAAGAGTTGGATATCAGTATGAAGGAAAAAGCGAAAAAAAATATATAAAAGAAATAATGGGAGAGGTTGTGTCAGTAGATTCAAATATTTCTGTTTACGATACTATTTTGAAAATGTTTTTAAAAGATGTAGGGACAATATTTATAACTGAGAATAAAAGCCTTACTGGAATTGTATCAAGAAAGGATTTATTAAAAATTGCCATAGGAAATACTGATATAACTAAAGTACCAATTAGTATAATAATGACAAGAATGCCTAATATAATTTATTGTGAAGAGCATGAAGAAATAATAGTAGGTGTAAGAAAGATTATAAATCATCAAATAGATTCACTACCAGTAGTAAAAGTTACAGAGCATAAAAATAAGAAGAGTTATAAATTAGTTGGAAGAGTTACTAAAACAAATATTACAAAGTTATTTTTAGAATATTTTGATAAATAA
- a CDS encoding ExbD/TolR family protein, which produces MKIERHKKRGELILELTPLIDVVFLLLIFFLVATTFDEMRGGIKIDLPQSTIKEISDIKEIQVIIDKNKNMVLHYKDKGKTEEVNVDKNNLKDKLSERLGNMKEKNVIISADKSLDYGYIVDVMTISKEAGAQSLDIDTSKKK; this is translated from the coding sequence ATGAAAATAGAAAGACATAAAAAACGCGGTGAGTTAATTTTAGAATTAACTCCTCTTATTGACGTAGTGTTTCTTTTATTAATATTTTTTCTTGTAGCTACCACATTTGATGAAATGAGAGGAGGAATCAAAATAGATCTTCCTCAATCTACAATCAAGGAAATATCTGATATAAAAGAAATACAAGTTATAATAGATAAAAATAAAAATATGGTTTTACATTATAAAGATAAAGGTAAAACAGAAGAAGTAAATGTTGATAAAAATAATCTAAAAGATAAATTATCAGAAAGACTTGGAAATATGAAGGAAAAAAATGTAATTATTAGTGCAGATAAAAGTCTTGATTATGGTTATATAGTTGATGTTATGACTATTTCTAAAGAGGCTGGAGCTCAATCACTAGATATAGATACTTCCAAAAAGAAATAG
- a CDS encoding sigma-54-dependent transcriptional regulator produces MVLLGFRLEKSLKEELENNFENELTFADDVSKFVDCLKNKKYETIVIEERNLQEEALINLIKMARDHQKKGVIIVLGETSNLKVVAGSIKAGAYDYVLKPLSSQEIVKIIEKSVKDSRLLAERIDKHKSTGDKLIGQSKQIVDLYKMIGKVAMSRLPVLVFGEKGTGKTSVAKAIHQFSEWSDKPLISLNCTSYQNGLLERKMFGYEKGAFRGAVFPQVGELEKANGGTLHLGNIESLSLDMQSKVLYFLEEGKFFRLGGAEPIEVDIRVVATTCVNLEELINQGKFIDELYRKLRVLEINIPPLRDRKDDIPLIIDHYLIECNDELQKNIKGISKPALKKILRHDWPGNVNELKNAIKSAVALCRGTSILIEDLPSNVLGTKVTKKKGDALTSDLKEWIKSEIDIFKKNNQKDYYGNIISKVEKELIRQVLQMTNGKKVETAEILGITRNTLRTKMSNYGLE; encoded by the coding sequence TTGGTTCTTTTAGGATTTAGATTGGAAAAGAGCTTAAAGGAGGAATTAGAAAATAATTTTGAAAATGAACTTACATTTGCAGATGATGTAAGTAAATTTGTTGATTGCTTGAAAAACAAAAAATATGAAACTATTGTAATTGAGGAGCGAAATCTTCAAGAAGAAGCTTTAATAAATCTCATTAAAATGGCAAGAGATCATCAAAAAAAAGGAGTAATAATAGTATTAGGTGAAACATCAAATTTAAAAGTTGTAGCTGGTAGTATAAAAGCTGGTGCCTATGACTATGTATTAAAACCTTTATCTTCTCAAGAAATAGTTAAAATTATTGAAAAATCAGTTAAAGATTCTAGACTTTTAGCTGAACGTATAGATAAACATAAAAGTACTGGAGATAAGCTTATTGGACAATCAAAGCAAATTGTAGATCTATATAAAATGATTGGTAAAGTTGCTATGAGTAGGCTTCCTGTTCTTGTATTTGGTGAAAAAGGAACTGGAAAAACAAGTGTAGCTAAAGCTATTCATCAATTTAGTGAATGGTCTGATAAACCTTTAATTAGTCTTAATTGTACATCATACCAAAATGGACTTTTAGAAAGAAAAATGTTTGGTTATGAAAAAGGAGCTTTTAGAGGTGCTGTATTCCCACAAGTTGGAGAATTAGAAAAAGCTAATGGTGGAACATTACATCTTGGAAATATAGAATCATTAAGTTTAGATATGCAATCTAAGGTCCTTTATTTTCTTGAAGAAGGAAAATTCTTTAGACTTGGTGGTGCTGAACCAATTGAAGTAGATATCAGAGTAGTTGCCACTACATGTGTAAATCTTGAAGAACTAATTAATCAAGGGAAATTTATTGATGAACTATATAGAAAACTTAGAGTTTTAGAAATAAATATCCCTCCTCTACGTGATAGAAAAGATGACATTCCACTGATCATTGATCACTATCTAATTGAATGTAATGATGAACTTCAAAAGAATATAAAAGGTATTAGTAAACCAGCCTTAAAAAAAATTCTTAGACATGATTGGCCAGGCAATGTAAATGAATTAAAAAATGCAATTAAATCAGCTGTTGCTTTATGTAGAGGTACTTCTATTTTAATAGAAGATTTACCTAGTAATGTGTTAGGAACAAAAGTTACTAAGAAAAAAGGAGATGCTCTCACTTCAGATTTAAAAGAATGGATAAAATCTGAAATCGATATATTTAAAAAAAATAATCAAAAAGATTATTATGGTAATATTATTTCTAAGGTTGAAAAAGAATTAATTCGTCAAGTATTGCAAATGACTAATGGTAAAAAAGTTGAAACTGCTGAAATACTTGGTATCACTAGAAATACTTTAAGAACAAAAATGAGTAATTATGGTTTGGAGTAA
- a CDS encoding tetratricopeptide repeat protein yields the protein MKKKHFTLALILALSMTSFANERDDLNFIDELYKQKNFDMAIVESKEFLNKYPDSKYNKNMLDRIAKVYFLQEKYDDAIKYFKILLLNNKISSKEKTEINYYLVRCYAALGDKKVSEEYLHMIDPKNEYYDKAILDSATTYLAKEKYNDAKETYMLIKPDSKFYNDALLNMALLSYNEKQYQNCINYIEKYSNLRGKKRNDFMNYLLGSAYYKLNNIDKAIWAFNKTIDEGNDSPYAQKAILNLVEIYSNKGDIATTESKIALLTNPNDYNEGIRILGDSYATKGQYQKAIECYNKITDLSNPKLLYSYGFSLFKMNRLKEAQNYFESLKTSSYYNQAMYYIFAIDYQLKNYKKILDNKDEIKRVIVNQQDTESINLIIANAAYELGKYELSRDYYGRMYAVNPTLENLYRIIIMDNKIEDLQDMQIRFNEYKNKFAQTGDKQKNVYLAMGELYYKKGKYEEAVNIYKEYLESNQDFDVTNNLITTLLAQQKYDEMMGYLSQLDDSLDNMYLKGVALIGMGKYNEASEYLNKVETDPNVTPELVEKVKINKLRNSFLKDDYSEAIKYGNEYILTYPQGQNLSEALDKTAISYFRIDDFENSRKIYERMKSIPDSAEYAQFQIADNYYAQKNYEKALENYSLIAKNFPNGKYTENANYWYLNSLVNLGKIDQFEIEKKAFLNRYPNSTMKENIFILSGQIYEKSGNNEKLLENYKTLYSNAKTPSLKDEAAAKIIEFQLNENNFNEAMKNIDTIHDPEIKSYYTAMILEKQGKNADSIKEYEKLFNGKKYKDFAGMKLGAYYYDKKQYDKAKTYYVEMDKLENSKYKDFVLFQLANINEIQGKNKEAFRGYTKGYVMYKGQYSTISKFKAAQVAEKLNMEKDAEKLYRELYSQEKFEHKKFVLEKLIYFALKRQNKVEAKKYYNELQKLDKKASEKYKQFFN from the coding sequence TTGAAGAAAAAACATTTTACACTGGCTCTTATTTTAGCTCTTAGTATGACTTCATTTGCAAATGAAAGAGATGATCTTAATTTTATAGATGAATTATATAAACAAAAAAATTTCGATATGGCAATTGTTGAGTCTAAAGAATTTTTAAATAAATATCCTGATTCTAAATATAATAAAAATATGTTAGATAGAATTGCTAAAGTTTATTTTTTACAAGAAAAATATGATGATGCTATTAAATATTTTAAAATTTTATTACTAAACAATAAGATTAGTTCTAAAGAAAAAACAGAAATTAATTATTATTTAGTGAGATGTTATGCGGCTTTAGGAGATAAAAAAGTTAGTGAAGAATATCTACATATGATTGATCCTAAAAATGAATACTATGATAAAGCAATATTAGATAGTGCTACTACATATCTTGCAAAAGAAAAATATAATGATGCAAAAGAAACATATATGTTAATCAAACCAGATAGCAAATTTTATAATGATGCTCTATTAAATATGGCTCTTTTGTCGTATAACGAAAAACAATATCAAAATTGTATAAATTATATTGAAAAGTATTCTAACCTAAGAGGTAAAAAACGTAATGATTTTATGAACTATCTTCTAGGATCTGCTTATTATAAGTTAAATAATATTGATAAAGCTATTTGGGCTTTTAATAAAACAATTGACGAAGGAAACGATAGTCCTTATGCTCAAAAAGCTATTTTAAACCTAGTTGAAATTTATAGTAACAAAGGAGATATTGCTACTACAGAAAGCAAAATTGCACTTCTTACTAATCCTAACGATTATAACGAGGGAATTAGAATTTTAGGCGATTCATATGCTACTAAAGGACAATATCAAAAGGCAATTGAATGTTATAACAAAATTACTGATCTTTCAAATCCAAAGTTACTTTATAGTTATGGTTTTTCTCTTTTTAAAATGAACCGACTTAAAGAAGCTCAGAATTACTTTGAAAGTCTAAAAACTAGCTCATATTACAATCAAGCTATGTATTATATTTTTGCTATTGATTATCAATTAAAAAATTATAAGAAAATTCTAGATAATAAAGATGAGATTAAAAGAGTTATTGTAAATCAACAAGATACTGAAAGCATCAATCTTATTATTGCTAATGCGGCTTATGAGCTAGGAAAATATGAACTTTCTAGAGATTATTATGGTAGAATGTATGCTGTAAATCCTACTCTTGAAAATTTATATAGAATTATTATTATGGATAATAAAATCGAAGATCTTCAAGATATGCAAATCCGTTTTAACGAATATAAAAATAAATTTGCTCAAACTGGTGATAAACAAAAAAATGTATATCTAGCTATGGGAGAACTTTATTATAAAAAAGGAAAATATGAAGAAGCTGTAAACATATACAAAGAATATCTAGAGTCCAATCAAGATTTTGATGTTACAAACAACTTGATAACTACTCTTTTAGCTCAACAAAAATATGATGAAATGATGGGATATTTATCTCAACTTGACGATTCATTAGATAACATGTATCTAAAAGGTGTAGCTTTAATAGGAATGGGAAAATATAACGAAGCAAGTGAGTATTTAAACAAAGTTGAAACTGATCCTAATGTAACACCTGAACTTGTAGAGAAAGTTAAAATTAATAAACTAAGAAACAGTTTCTTAAAAGATGATTATTCTGAAGCTATAAAATATGGAAATGAATACATTTTAACTTACCCTCAAGGTCAAAATTTAAGTGAAGCTCTTGATAAAACTGCTATTAGTTACTTTAGAATAGATGATTTTGAAAATAGTAGAAAAATCTATGAAAGAATGAAATCTATTCCTGACTCAGCTGAATATGCACAATTTCAAATAGCAGATAATTATTATGCTCAAAAAAATTATGAAAAAGCTTTAGAAAATTATTCTCTAATAGCTAAAAATTTTCCCAATGGAAAATATACAGAAAATGCTAACTATTGGTATTTAAACTCTCTTGTAAATCTTGGTAAAATAGATCAATTCGAAATAGAGAAAAAAGCTTTTCTAAATAGATATCCAAATAGTACAATGAAAGAAAATATCTTTATTTTATCCGGACAAATTTATGAAAAAAGTGGAAATAATGAAAAACTATTAGAAAATTATAAGACATTGTATTCTAATGCAAAAACTCCATCTCTAAAAGATGAAGCTGCTGCTAAAATTATAGAGTTTCAACTAAATGAAAATAATTTTAATGAAGCTATGAAAAATATAGATACTATTCATGATCCAGAAATTAAAAGTTACTATACTGCTATGATACTTGAAAAACAAGGAAAAAATGCAGATTCAATTAAAGAATATGAAAAATTATTTAATGGAAAAAAATATAAAGATTTTGCAGGTATGAAGCTTGGTGCATATTACTATGATAAAAAACAATATGATAAAGCAAAAACTTACTATGTAGAAATGGATAAGCTAGAAAATTCTAAGTACAAAGATTTTGTTCTTTTCCAACTTGCAAATATTAATGAAATTCAAGGAAAAAATAAAGAGGCCTTTAGAGGATATACAAAGGGATATGTTATGTACAAAGGTCAATATAGTACAATTTCTAAATTTAAAGCTGCTCAAGTAGCTGAAAAATTAAATATGGAAAAAGATGCTGAAAAACTTTATAGAGAGTTGTACTCACAAGAAAAATTTGAACACAAGAAATTTGTTTTAGAAAAACTGATATATTTTGCACTCAAAAGACAAAATAAAGTTGAGGCAAAAAAATATTATAATGAATTACAAAAACTAGATAAAAAAGCTTCAGAAAAATATAAACAATTTTTTAATTAG
- a CDS encoding thymidine kinase: MGKFIFYYSVVGARKSAELILTAHRNTMAGKKVAVFQPQANTRDGGKIKSRALKEECDAIILNENFNLYDWWNINKPNLILIDEIQFITKNHVNQLIQIIRDSKTLVFGYGLMSNFKGELFDTISYMLPFVTKIVEIPTVCEMCGDAKATMNVLVDGSKNKDNSGIIIGNHFKGVCLKCFLDYNEQNK; this comes from the coding sequence ATGGGAAAATTTATTTTTTATTACTCTGTAGTAGGAGCACGAAAAAGTGCTGAATTAATACTAACAGCTCACAGAAATACTATGGCTGGAAAAAAAGTAGCAGTATTTCAACCTCAAGCTAACACTAGAGATGGTGGAAAAATAAAAAGTCGTGCTCTCAAAGAAGAATGTGATGCAATAATTTTAAATGAAAATTTTAATCTCTATGATTGGTGGAATATTAACAAACCAAATCTTATATTAATAGATGAAATTCAATTTATTACTAAAAATCATGTAAATCAATTGATACAAATTATAAGAGATTCGAAAACACTAGTCTTTGGCTATGGACTTATGTCTAATTTTAAAGGTGAACTATTTGATACAATTTCATATATGCTACCTTTTGTAACAAAAATAGTAGAAATTCCAACGGTATGTGAGATGTGTGGCGATGCTAAAGCTACTATGAACGTGTTAGTTGATGGAAGTAAAAATAAAGATAATAGTGGAATTATTATTGGAAATCATTTTAAAGGGGTATGTCTAAAATGCTTTTTAGACTACAATGAACAAAATAAATAA